One window of Dechloromonas sp. ZY10 genomic DNA carries:
- a CDS encoding putative bifunctional diguanylate cyclase/phosphodiesterase, which translates to MSTQPGSPHGAGAPALAILYDLALTISGQMSLTPMLTHFLQRLLYHTGYPVGLFFERIGPPEGEPEHCLADLRLAIGDFALGRRQGTTLSLPADLLCGGPALLDQPARWAALELRTPRRQAIRLPVGDQGVILLFGNPAGPAPLPYTELFAPVLENLARAVVFCRNYEQAYQHVVDSYSDSLNRQKLYAQVLANTRDGVLITDPALQVLDCTDAFTTITGFTRAEVVGRKVPVSPSGLHDQRFYETMWEDISRTGEWQGEIWNRRKSGEVELDLVRIGAVRDGDGLISNYFAIYTDIHELKSFQKRLERMAHYDALTDLPNVTYFTRQLETAIHRARRLGSALAVVYIDIDNFGEINATHGEHHGDHLILAVAQRLSRRAPGGALLARVGGDEFALLLSDLRDWQAAETQVNRLIELFAEAFTVDGLDCPIRVAASFGVTIFPDDDADAGELLRHAQVSMYRAKDEARGRCRYFDANQNQAARQRRTLLSRIEKALRQNQFVLYYQPKVAIASGRLEGFEALLRWIDPELGLIPPGDFLPEAEQHEIIVDIGEWVMREALRQALAWQAGGLRTQISVNIAALHLQQPDFLHRLHTAVADLPGASPQHLDIEILESGAMANLHHVNSLVASAQQAGFGFSLDDFGTGYSSLAYLRELPVATVKIDQTFVRNLFEREGDAAIVQAVVGIADALGRRVVAEGVETLEHGMLLASLGCGVAQGYGIGRPMPAGEVMAWRQRFRVFPEWQEWAGRPWQPVLLRHLTLRRQHHDWLQALGRQRDPDGISDSPLLAQAPAVCANQMQQLHEQTRHLCRCLGDADPGQVAAAIEKLRDCSQALIRSFDATLD; encoded by the coding sequence TTGAGTACCCAACCTGGCAGCCCGCACGGTGCCGGCGCCCCGGCGCTGGCAATTCTTTACGACCTGGCACTGACGATCAGCGGCCAGATGTCGCTGACGCCGATGCTGACGCACTTTCTGCAACGGCTGCTGTACCACACCGGCTATCCGGTCGGACTGTTTTTCGAGCGGATTGGCCCCCCGGAAGGTGAGCCGGAGCATTGCCTCGCCGACCTGCGCCTGGCAATTGGCGACTTTGCCCTCGGCCGTCGCCAGGGAACGACGCTATCGCTGCCCGCTGACCTGCTTTGCGGCGGCCCTGCCTTGCTCGACCAGCCCGCGAGATGGGCCGCGCTTGAGCTGCGCACCCCGCGCCGGCAGGCCATCCGCCTGCCGGTTGGCGACCAGGGGGTGATCCTGCTGTTCGGCAATCCGGCCGGTCCGGCGCCGCTGCCCTATACCGAACTGTTCGCTCCGGTGCTGGAAAACCTGGCCCGCGCCGTCGTTTTCTGCCGTAACTACGAACAAGCCTACCAGCATGTGGTCGACTCTTATTCGGACTCGCTCAACCGGCAGAAACTCTACGCCCAGGTACTGGCCAACACCCGCGATGGCGTATTGATTACCGATCCGGCCCTGCAGGTACTCGACTGCACCGATGCCTTCACCACCATCACCGGCTTCACCCGGGCCGAGGTGGTCGGTCGCAAGGTGCCGGTCTCGCCCTCCGGACTGCACGACCAGCGCTTCTACGAAACAATGTGGGAAGACATTTCCCGCACCGGCGAATGGCAGGGCGAAATCTGGAATCGCCGCAAGAGCGGCGAAGTCGAACTGGACCTGGTACGGATCGGCGCGGTCCGCGACGGAGACGGCCTGATCAGCAATTATTTCGCGATCTATACCGACATCCACGAGCTGAAGAGTTTCCAGAAGCGTCTGGAACGCATGGCGCATTACGATGCACTGACCGACCTCCCCAATGTCACCTACTTCACCCGCCAGCTCGAAACTGCGATTCATCGCGCCCGCCGCCTCGGCTCGGCGCTGGCCGTGGTTTACATCGACATCGACAATTTCGGCGAGATCAACGCAACACACGGCGAACATCATGGCGACCACCTGATCCTCGCCGTCGCCCAGCGTCTATCCCGACGCGCTCCGGGCGGGGCGCTGCTGGCCCGGGTCGGCGGCGATGAATTCGCACTGCTGCTCTCCGACCTGCGCGACTGGCAAGCCGCCGAAACCCAGGTCAACCGCCTGATCGAACTGTTTGCCGAAGCGTTCACGGTCGATGGGCTGGATTGCCCGATTCGCGTTGCCGCCAGTTTCGGCGTCACTATTTTTCCCGATGACGATGCCGATGCCGGCGAACTGCTGCGCCATGCGCAAGTCTCGATGTACCGAGCTAAGGACGAAGCGCGCGGTCGCTGCCGCTATTTCGATGCCAACCAGAACCAGGCTGCGCGGCAGCGGCGCACCTTGTTGTCGCGCATCGAAAAGGCCTTGCGGCAAAATCAGTTCGTTCTCTACTACCAACCCAAGGTAGCGATTGCCAGCGGCCGGCTCGAAGGTTTCGAAGCCCTGCTGCGCTGGATCGACCCCGAGCTGGGCTTGATCCCGCCCGGCGACTTTCTGCCGGAAGCCGAACAACACGAGATCATTGTCGACATTGGCGAATGGGTGATGCGCGAAGCCTTGCGCCAGGCGCTCGCCTGGCAGGCCGGCGGGCTGCGCACGCAAATTTCGGTCAATATCGCGGCTCTGCACCTGCAGCAGCCGGATTTCCTGCATCGCCTGCATACGGCCGTTGCCGATCTCCCGGGTGCCAGCCCACAACACCTGGACATCGAGATTCTCGAATCCGGGGCCATGGCCAACCTGCATCACGTCAATTCGCTGGTTGCCTCGGCCCAGCAGGCCGGTTTCGGTTTCTCGCTCGACGATTTCGGTACTGGCTATTCGTCGCTGGCCTATCTGCGCGAGTTGCCGGTGGCCACGGTCAAGATCGACCAGACCTTCGTGCGCAACCTGTTCGAACGCGAAGGCGATGCCGCCATTGTGCAGGCAGTCGTCGGCATTGCCGACGCCCTCGGACGCCGGGTAGTCGCCGAAGGCGTCGAAACCCTGGAACACGGGATGCTGCTGGCCAGCCTCGGTTGCGGAGTGGCCCAAGGCTACGGTATCGGCCGCCCGATGCCGGCCGGCGAGGTCATGGCCTGGCGCCAGCGTTTCCGGGTTTTCCCGGAATGGCAGGAATGGGCGGGGCGACCGTGGCAACCGGTCCTGCTGCGCCACCTGACCCTGCGCCGGCAGCATCACGACTGGCTGCAAGCCCTCGGCCGCCAGCGCGACCCGGACGGGATCAGCGATTCGCCGCTGCTGGCCCAGGCGCCGGCAGTCTGCGCCAATCAGATGCAGCAACTGCACGAGCAGACCCGTCATCTCTGTCGCTGCCTCGGCGACGCCGATCCGGGGCAGGTTGCTGCGGCAATCGAAAAACTGCGCGACTGTTCGCAGGCGTTGATCCGCAGCTTCGACGCGACACTTGATTGA
- a CDS encoding FIST signal transduction protein: MTSSPSCPGNCCRHLPEVSHAALSALLDDWLRDDHPFHLLALLPDAERAAVPLLQTACNERGITLAGGVFPALIEKDRFVTQGVQLLRVVDAPQALLLTGVGAGSAPAAVAEELLEHVLSRLSDDEDATLFCIFDALTPNIATHLDQWYLKLADRVRYLGVNAGNERFEPAPCLFDNQRFVGDALLVQLLPGHPGGRLEHAYGVPEQVISATSARGNRIVQIDWQPALQVYQRILAEAYGVVVNRENFYQYAVHFPFGILRADGEILVRIPVALDVTDAIVCVGEIPENSVLTLLDARDGIGRAVTALQTAAPVPGSGQLLFYCAGRRMHAGPLAEEELQAFAASTGSLCGALSLGEIGGSRSGGYPLFHNATLVDVPWPGR, encoded by the coding sequence ATGACCAGTTCCCCGTCCTGCCCCGGAAATTGCTGCCGCCACCTGCCCGAAGTCAGCCACGCGGCACTTTCTGCCTTGCTCGACGATTGGCTGCGCGATGACCACCCCTTCCACCTGCTGGCCTTGCTGCCGGATGCCGAGCGTGCTGCGGTGCCGTTGCTGCAGACTGCCTGCAACGAACGCGGGATTACTCTGGCCGGCGGGGTATTTCCAGCCCTGATCGAAAAAGACCGGTTCGTTACTCAAGGCGTCCAGCTGCTGCGCGTTGTCGATGCACCGCAAGCCTTGCTGCTGACCGGCGTTGGTGCCGGCTCGGCGCCTGCCGCCGTCGCTGAGGAACTGCTCGAGCATGTTCTCAGCCGCCTCAGCGACGACGAGGACGCCACCCTGTTCTGCATTTTTGATGCCCTGACGCCGAATATCGCCACGCATCTCGACCAGTGGTACCTGAAACTCGCCGACCGGGTTCGCTACCTCGGCGTCAACGCCGGAAATGAACGCTTCGAGCCGGCACCGTGCCTGTTCGACAATCAGCGCTTTGTCGGCGATGCCCTGCTCGTACAACTACTGCCAGGGCATCCCGGCGGCCGCCTGGAACACGCCTATGGCGTTCCCGAACAGGTCATTTCGGCAACCTCGGCCCGCGGCAACCGGATTGTCCAGATCGACTGGCAACCGGCGCTGCAGGTATACCAGCGGATTCTTGCCGAAGCTTACGGAGTGGTCGTCAACCGCGAGAATTTTTATCAATATGCGGTGCATTTCCCCTTCGGCATTCTGCGTGCCGACGGCGAAATTCTGGTTCGCATCCCGGTAGCCCTCGATGTGACCGACGCCATCGTCTGCGTCGGCGAGATTCCGGAAAACTCGGTCCTGACCCTGCTCGACGCCCGCGACGGCATCGGCCGGGCCGTCACTGCGCTGCAGACTGCCGCGCCCGTGCCGGGCAGCGGACAACTGCTGTTCTACTGCGCAGGTCGCCGCATGCACGCCGGCCCCCTGGCCGAAGAAGAATTGCAGGCTTTTGCCGCCAGCACAGGCAGCCTCTGCGGTGCCTTGTCGCTGGGAGAAATCGGGGGCTCCCGCTCCGGTGGCTACCCGCTGTTCCACAACGCTACTCTGGTCGACGTGCCATGGCCGGGGCGTTGA
- a CDS encoding type II toxin-antitoxin system RatA family toxin: MALVEKSVLIERSAEQMFELVDRCEDYPAFLPWCGKTELKFRDPAKTVATLHINYHAVKSSFTTENDKLFPQSMHIRLVDGPFRRLEGSWQFRALTENACKIEFRLHYEFSSKLFEKVIGPVFSHIANTFVDAFVRRAAQIYGN, from the coding sequence ATGGCCCTCGTCGAAAAATCCGTATTGATCGAACGCTCGGCCGAGCAGATGTTCGAACTGGTGGATCGTTGCGAGGACTATCCGGCCTTTCTGCCCTGGTGCGGCAAGACCGAGCTGAAGTTTCGCGATCCGGCTAAAACGGTGGCCACGCTGCATATCAATTACCACGCGGTGAAGTCGAGTTTTACCACCGAAAATGACAAGCTGTTCCCGCAGTCGATGCATATCCGTCTGGTCGATGGACCTTTCCGTCGTCTGGAGGGCTCCTGGCAGTTCAGGGCGCTGACCGAGAACGCCTGCAAGATCGAGTTTCGCCTGCATTACGAATTTTCCAGCAAGCTGTTCGAGAAGGTGATCGGCCCGGTATTCAGCCATATTGCCAATACCTTCGTGGATGCTTTTGTGCGGCGGGCGGCGCAAATTTACGGAAACTGA
- a CDS encoding RnfH family protein, with protein MAESEKISVDVCYALASKQEVVTVSLPAGSTLGDALEASGLLEKYPEIDLKKNKFGIWNKLAKVDAALRQRDRVEIYRPLIADPKEVRKQRAAEGKVMKKGAGEGEGAEA; from the coding sequence ATGGCCGAAAGCGAAAAGATTTCTGTTGATGTCTGTTATGCGCTGGCGAGCAAGCAGGAGGTCGTGACCGTCTCCCTGCCGGCTGGCAGTACGCTGGGTGATGCACTGGAGGCCAGCGGCCTGCTGGAAAAATATCCCGAGATCGATCTCAAGAAAAACAAGTTCGGGATTTGGAACAAGCTGGCCAAGGTCGATGCTGCGCTGCGGCAGCGCGACCGCGTCGAAATCTATCGGCCGTTGATTGCCGATCCCAAGGAGGTCCGCAAGCAGCGGGCGGCCGAAGGCAAGGTCATGAAGAAGGGGGCTGGCGAAGGCGAGGGTGCCGAGGCCTGA
- a CDS encoding DUF4124 domain-containing protein, producing MKPVKPLFCILLALSAPLTAQTYQWKDAGGRTVISDAPPPKGTASRSIAAPSAPPGDLAEREMEFRKRRREAEDSTARAERESTQRRQRRETCERARQALATLESGREVSSLDDRGEGALMNDTERQQEIIRLREMVGESCK from the coding sequence ATGAAGCCTGTCAAGCCGCTTTTTTGCATCCTGCTCGCGCTGTCAGCCCCGCTCACAGCGCAGACCTACCAATGGAAAGATGCTGGCGGACGGACCGTGATTTCAGATGCGCCGCCACCGAAAGGCACTGCCAGTCGCAGCATCGCCGCCCCCAGCGCGCCTCCGGGCGACCTCGCCGAACGTGAAATGGAGTTCCGCAAGCGCCGCCGTGAAGCCGAAGACAGCACAGCCCGTGCCGAGCGCGAAAGCACCCAGAGGCGGCAGCGCCGCGAAACTTGCGAACGGGCACGCCAGGCTCTGGCAACACTGGAGTCGGGGCGCGAAGTCAGCAGTCTTGACGATCGCGGCGAGGGAGCGCTGATGAACGACACCGAGCGGCAGCAGGAAATTATCCGCTTACGCGAAATGGTTGGCGAAAGCTGCAAATAG
- the guaB gene encoding IMP dehydrogenase has product MRLLQKALTFDDVLLVPAHSQVLPRDVSLATKLTRNITLNMPLLSAAMDTVTEGRLAIALAQEGGIGIIHKNLSAKAQAAEVAKVKRFESGILKDPYTVQPNMTVRDVLEITRQHRISGLPVVDKAGKVVGIVTNRDLRFETNLDQPVKAIMTPKKRLVTVKEGASVDEAKELIRKHRLERVLVIDDEFSLRGLITVKDILKSTEHPLANKDATGRLRAGAAVGVGAGTEERVELLAEAGIDVIVVDTAHGHSQGVLDRVNWVKKNFPHIEVIGGNIATADAARALVDMGADGVKVGIGPGSICTTRIVAGVGVPQITAIQNVSEALKGSGVPMIADGGIRYSGDIAKAIAAGANAVMLGGLFAGTEEAPGEVELFQGRSYKSYRGMGSLGAMQAGSSDRYFQDNTANVDKFVPEGIEGRVPYKGSVLAVIHQLMGGLRSSMGYLGCATIADVHDRACFVEITSAGIRESHVHDVQITKEAPNYHLD; this is encoded by the coding sequence ATGCGACTGCTGCAAAAAGCCCTCACTTTCGACGACGTCCTGCTCGTCCCTGCACATTCCCAAGTCCTGCCGCGCGATGTCAGTCTTGCTACCAAGCTGACCCGCAACATCACCCTGAACATGCCGCTGCTGTCTGCCGCGATGGATACCGTCACGGAAGGCCGTCTCGCCATTGCGCTGGCTCAGGAAGGCGGTATCGGTATCATCCACAAGAACCTCTCCGCCAAGGCTCAAGCGGCCGAAGTGGCCAAGGTGAAGCGTTTCGAGTCCGGCATCCTGAAGGATCCGTACACGGTCCAGCCGAACATGACGGTTCGCGACGTGCTCGAAATCACCCGCCAGCACCGGATTTCCGGTCTGCCGGTGGTGGACAAGGCCGGCAAGGTGGTCGGTATCGTGACCAACCGTGATCTGCGTTTCGAGACCAATCTCGATCAGCCGGTCAAGGCCATCATGACCCCGAAGAAGCGCTTGGTCACCGTCAAGGAAGGCGCCAGTGTCGACGAAGCCAAAGAACTGATTCGCAAGCACCGTCTGGAGCGTGTGCTGGTCATCGACGATGAGTTCAGCCTGCGTGGCCTGATCACCGTCAAGGACATCCTGAAGTCCACCGAGCACCCGCTGGCCAACAAGGATGCGACCGGTCGCCTGCGTGCCGGCGCTGCCGTCGGTGTCGGTGCCGGGACCGAAGAGCGCGTTGAGCTGCTGGCCGAAGCCGGGATCGACGTGATCGTGGTCGATACGGCGCACGGTCATTCCCAGGGCGTGCTGGATCGCGTCAATTGGGTCAAGAAGAATTTCCCGCATATCGAAGTCATCGGCGGCAACATCGCCACGGCCGATGCAGCGCGTGCTCTCGTTGATATGGGTGCCGACGGCGTCAAGGTCGGTATCGGCCCGGGCTCCATCTGTACGACCCGCATCGTGGCCGGTGTCGGTGTGCCGCAGATCACCGCCATTCAGAATGTCTCCGAAGCCCTCAAGGGATCCGGCGTGCCGATGATCGCCGACGGTGGCATCCGTTACTCCGGCGACATTGCCAAGGCGATCGCTGCCGGCGCCAATGCCGTGATGCTGGGTGGCCTGTTCGCCGGTACCGAAGAGGCGCCGGGCGAAGTCGAGTTGTTCCAAGGCCGTTCCTACAAGTCCTACCGTGGCATGGGCTCGCTGGGTGCCATGCAGGCCGGTTCTTCCGACCGCTACTTCCAGGACAACACCGCCAACGTCGACAAGTTCGTGCCCGAGGGCATCGAAGGCCGCGTGCCGTACAAGGGCTCGGTCCTCGCTGTCATCCATCAGCTGATGGGCGGCCTGCGTTCCTCGATGGGCTACCTCGGTTGCGCCACCATCGCCGATGTGCATGATCGTGCCTGTTTCGTCGAGATTACCTCGGCCGGCATTCGCGAATCGCACGTGCACGATGTGCAGATCACCAAGGAAGCACCGAACTATCACCTCGATTGA
- the guaA gene encoding glutamine-hydrolyzing GMP synthase, with protein MSHQKILILDFGSQVTQLIARRVREAKVFCEIHPYDVSDDFIRNYGAQGIILSGGPNSVTEGDTPRAPNVVFELGVPVLGICYGMQTMAQQLGGKVMTAEAAGKAREFGYSEVRAHGHTALLKDIADFTTDEGHGMLKVWMSHGDSVMELPPGFIKMASTLSCPIAGMADESRKFYAVQFHPEVTHTKQGRALLERFVHGICGCGTDWVMGDYIAEAVEAIRKQVGDEEVILGLSGGVDSSVAAALIHRAIGDQLTCVFVDHGLLRLNEGDMVMDMFARNLGVKVIRVDAVDDFMGKLAGVSDPEQKRKIIGKEFVEVFQAESKKLSAAKWLAQGTIYPDVIESAGKGKKGAHTIKSHHNVGGLPEDMHLKLLEPLRELFKDEVRELGVALGLPREMVYRHPFPGPGLGVRILGEVTQKAAQLLQRADAIFIDELRSTVATAHDAVAGLCSEEDVGKSWYDLTSQAFAVFLPVKSVGVMGDGRTYENVVALRAVVTSDFMTAHWAHLPYELLGRVSNRIINEVRGLNRVVYDVSGKPPATIEWE; from the coding sequence ATGAGCCACCAGAAAATCCTCATTCTCGATTTCGGTTCCCAGGTCACCCAGCTGATCGCCCGTCGCGTGCGCGAAGCCAAGGTGTTCTGCGAGATTCACCCCTACGACGTCTCTGACGATTTCATCCGCAATTACGGCGCTCAGGGCATCATTCTCTCCGGCGGTCCGAATTCGGTCACTGAAGGCGACACCCCGCGTGCGCCGAATGTCGTGTTCGAACTGGGCGTCCCGGTCCTCGGCATCTGCTACGGCATGCAGACCATGGCCCAGCAACTGGGCGGCAAGGTGATGACCGCCGAAGCGGCCGGCAAGGCCCGCGAATTCGGTTATTCCGAAGTCCGAGCCCACGGCCATACCGCACTGCTCAAGGACATCGCCGACTTCACCACGGATGAAGGCCACGGCATGCTCAAGGTCTGGATGAGCCACGGTGACTCCGTCATGGAACTGCCGCCGGGTTTCATCAAGATGGCCTCGACGCTGTCCTGCCCGATCGCCGGCATGGCCGACGAGTCGCGCAAGTTCTACGCCGTTCAGTTCCACCCGGAAGTCACCCACACCAAGCAGGGCCGTGCGCTGCTCGAGCGCTTCGTGCATGGCATCTGCGGTTGTGGCACCGACTGGGTCATGGGCGACTACATCGCCGAAGCCGTTGAGGCCATCCGCAAGCAGGTCGGTGACGAAGAAGTTATCCTCGGCCTGTCCGGTGGCGTTGATTCCTCGGTGGCTGCTGCGCTGATTCATCGCGCGATCGGCGACCAGCTGACCTGCGTTTTCGTCGATCATGGCCTGCTGCGCCTGAACGAAGGCGACATGGTCATGGACATGTTCGCCCGCAACCTCGGCGTCAAGGTTATCCGCGTCGATGCCGTGGACGACTTCATGGGCAAGCTGGCCGGTGTTTCCGATCCGGAACAGAAGCGCAAGATCATCGGCAAGGAATTCGTCGAAGTTTTCCAGGCCGAGTCGAAGAAGCTCTCTGCCGCGAAGTGGCTGGCCCAAGGCACGATCTATCCGGATGTGATCGAATCCGCCGGCAAGGGCAAGAAGGGCGCCCACACGATCAAGAGCCACCACAACGTCGGCGGCCTGCCGGAAGACATGCACCTCAAGCTCCTGGAACCGCTGCGCGAACTGTTCAAGGACGAAGTGCGTGAACTGGGCGTGGCGCTCGGCCTGCCGCGCGAGATGGTCTATCGCCATCCCTTCCCGGGCCCGGGGCTGGGTGTGCGCATCCTTGGTGAAGTCACGCAGAAGGCGGCGCAGCTACTGCAGCGTGCTGACGCCATTTTCATCGATGAACTACGGTCGACCGTGGCCACGGCGCATGATGCCGTGGCCGGCCTGTGCAGCGAAGAGGACGTTGGCAAGAGTTGGTACGATCTGACCAGCCAGGCCTTTGCGGTCTTCCTGCCGGTCAAGAGCGTTGGCGTGATGGGTGATGGCCGTACCTACGAGAACGTTGTTGCGTTGCGCGCAGTTGTTACCAGCGACTTCATGACCGCGCATTGGGCGCATCTGCCGTATGAGTTGCTGGGGCGCGTTTCCAACCGCATCATCAACGAAGTCCGGGGCCTGAATCGTGTGGTGTACGACGTTTCCGGAAAACCGCCGGCAACCATTGAGTGGGAATGA
- a CDS encoding CZB domain-containing protein, whose protein sequence is MKRIDIDAAIRQHTQWRRQFLNAFAGGAYADMPLSEHRSCLLERTLGGIQPDTASDLEIVARLQRADRRFHQLANEIIDLSSNGLSCDADLLLPELTDASHQLVSELDRLRESRTTI, encoded by the coding sequence ATGAAGCGTATCGACATTGATGCGGCCATACGCCAGCACACCCAATGGCGACGCCAGTTCCTCAATGCCTTTGCAGGCGGCGCCTATGCCGACATGCCGCTCTCGGAACATCGCAGTTGCTTGCTTGAGCGCACCTTGGGCGGCATCCAGCCCGACACCGCCTCCGACCTCGAGATCGTGGCCAGACTGCAGCGGGCAGATCGCCGCTTTCACCAGTTAGCCAACGAGATCATCGACTTGAGCAGCAACGGCCTGTCTTGCGATGCGGATTTGCTGCTCCCCGAGTTAACCGATGCCTCGCACCAGCTTGTCTCCGAACTTGACCGCCTGCGCGAGAGCCGCACCACAATCTGA
- a CDS encoding RsmB/NOP family class I SAM-dependent RNA methyltransferase, with protein sequence MDSVAGRKGAIMPHSPGGARRYFPSGACLTYHTPLFVYPCWSCHMLPPEFLSRLEMTCPPDLLSGALASFAGKEAVAFRINRLSVAAPEPVLAELAGMGIACAPVAWAQAAGVWAYTCPQEQREILTYSSAASLGSIYIQSLSSMLAPILLAPQPEEWVLDLAAAPGGKTILLAEMMGNEGKISAVEPVSARYHRLKANLARMGVSNTQTYLKDGRVVGSLKPDCFDRVMLDAPCSSESRFKTWDPGSWEHWSPAKVSECAKKQKRLILSAFDALKQGGTLMYCTCSFAPEENELIVDHLLKKREGVRLLPLSLDLPNVRPGLGEWKGKPLAAACQETRRVWPTGEMDGFYLALIAKA encoded by the coding sequence GTGGACTCGGTAGCTGGCCGAAAAGGCGCAATTATGCCTCACAGCCCGGGGGGAGCAAGACGGTATTTTCCCTCCGGTGCATGCTTAACCTATCATACGCCCCTCTTTGTTTATCCCTGCTGGAGTTGTCACATGTTGCCCCCTGAGTTTTTGTCACGTTTGGAGATGACTTGCCCCCCCGATCTGTTGTCGGGGGCGCTGGCTTCTTTTGCGGGCAAGGAGGCGGTGGCCTTCAGGATCAATCGCCTGAGTGTTGCGGCGCCCGAACCGGTGCTTGCCGAGTTGGCCGGGATGGGTATTGCGTGTGCGCCGGTGGCCTGGGCGCAGGCTGCTGGCGTGTGGGCCTATACCTGTCCGCAGGAGCAACGTGAAATCCTGACCTATTCCTCGGCAGCTAGTCTTGGCTCGATTTACATCCAGAGTCTATCAAGCATGCTGGCTCCTATCCTGCTGGCTCCCCAGCCTGAAGAATGGGTCCTTGATCTGGCCGCTGCTCCGGGGGGTAAAACCATTCTCCTGGCGGAAATGATGGGAAATGAGGGGAAAATCAGTGCGGTCGAGCCAGTCAGTGCCCGTTATCATCGGCTGAAGGCCAATCTGGCGCGGATGGGCGTCAGTAATACCCAGACCTATCTGAAGGATGGGCGCGTGGTCGGTAGTTTGAAGCCAGACTGTTTCGACCGGGTCATGCTTGATGCCCCGTGTTCTTCTGAAAGTCGCTTCAAGACTTGGGATCCTGGCTCTTGGGAACATTGGTCTCCAGCCAAGGTCAGCGAATGCGCCAAAAAGCAAAAACGCTTGATTTTGAGCGCTTTTGACGCGTTGAAGCAAGGTGGCACCCTGATGTATTGCACCTGTTCCTTTGCGCCGGAAGAAAACGAGCTGATTGTCGATCACCTGTTGAAAAAACGCGAGGGTGTCCGTTTGCTGCCGCTTTCGCTGGACTTGCCGAATGTGCGCCCCGGTTTGGGTGAGTGGAAGGGTAAGCCGCTGGCTGCGGCTTGCCAGGAAACCCGACGGGTTTGGCCAACCGGTGAAATGGATGGCTTTTACCTGGCGTTGATTGCCAAGGCTTAG
- a CDS encoding PilT/PilU family type 4a pilus ATPase translates to MSAEDTPGDELKNYIHALLKAMVQHGGSDLFIAKDFAPTMKVHGTMKALSSQKLTPDIARKLAQALMNPTQREEFEREHECNFAISLPGISRFRVNVFLQQQTVAMVIRTITSEIPNLEKLGLPEVLKEIITTKRGLILVVGGTGSGKSTTMAAMLDHRNATAPGHIITVEDPVEYVHTSKQCLVTHREVGVDTHSWHNALKNTLRQAPDVILIGEIRDLETMEHALAFAETGHLCMGTLHANNANQTLDRVVNFFPDERKAQVLMDIASNLKAVVSQRLIRTIDGKRKPAIEILLNTPTVAELLSKGQSAAIKPVMDKSRELGMQTFDQALFDLYDAGHIAYDEAIRNADSANELRLAIKLKSKRGEPANSSGFSLSIEEEKKDEDEDAGEGSSPAPTST, encoded by the coding sequence ATGAGCGCGGAAGACACCCCCGGCGACGAACTCAAGAACTATATCCACGCACTGCTGAAAGCAATGGTTCAGCACGGCGGCTCGGATCTGTTCATTGCCAAGGATTTTGCACCGACCATGAAAGTCCACGGGACGATGAAGGCGCTGTCATCGCAAAAGCTGACCCCGGACATTGCCCGCAAATTGGCGCAAGCCCTGATGAACCCAACCCAGCGCGAGGAGTTTGAACGAGAACACGAATGCAATTTTGCAATTTCACTACCGGGCATTTCTCGCTTCCGGGTCAATGTCTTCCTGCAACAGCAAACGGTGGCCATGGTCATCCGGACGATTACCAGCGAAATCCCCAATCTCGAAAAGCTTGGCCTACCCGAAGTCCTCAAAGAAATCATCACCACCAAACGCGGGCTGATTCTGGTCGTTGGCGGCACAGGCTCAGGCAAATCGACGACCATGGCGGCCATGCTTGACCACCGCAACGCGACCGCCCCGGGACACATCATTACTGTCGAAGATCCGGTCGAATACGTGCATACCTCGAAACAATGCCTGGTCACTCACCGCGAAGTCGGGGTCGACACCCACTCCTGGCACAACGCCCTGAAAAACACGCTGCGACAGGCGCCGGATGTGATCCTGATCGGGGAAATCCGCGATCTCGAAACCATGGAACATGCACTGGCCTTTGCCGAGACCGGCCACCTGTGCATGGGAACCCTGCATGCCAACAACGCAAACCAGACGCTGGACCGGGTCGTCAATTTCTTCCCCGACGAACGAAAAGCCCAGGTGCTGATGGATATAGCCTCGAATTTGAAGGCGGTGGTTTCACAGCGACTGATCCGGACGATCGACGGCAAACGTAAGCCAGCCATCGAAATTCTGCTCAACACGCCAACCGTGGCCGAACTGCTATCCAAAGGACAGTCGGCGGCAATCAAGCCGGTGATGGACAAGAGCCGCGAACTCGGCATGCAGACCTTCGATCAAGCCCTGTTCGACCTCTACGATGCAGGTCACATCGCCTACGACGAAGCCATCCGCAACGCCGATTCGGCCAATGAACTGCGCCTCGCGATCAAGCTCAAGAGCAAACGTGGCGAACCAGCCAATAGCAGCGGCTTTTCACTGTCGATCGAGGAAGAGAAAAAAGACGAGGACGAAGACGCCGGCGAAGGTAGCTCCCCTGCCCCCACCAGCACCTAA